A window of the Haloarcula litorea genome harbors these coding sequences:
- a CDS encoding succinylglutamate desuccinylase/aspartoacylase family protein — protein sequence MDEAEPFTYDGGRVDPGEVQNVRYTVSETYMGDPVRMPVTVVNGERPGPTAFLSAAAHGDELNGIEVVREVAHEWPHDELAGTLVCLPVLNVPAFLAQERYLPIYDRDLNRSFPGDPGSTSAKRMAHRIFRNFLAPCDFGLDFHTSTRGRTNMLHVRADTTDPAVERVANAFASNVIISSEGPSGSLRRETSDAGTPTITVEMGEAHRFQRSLIDAALDSVRSVLAEFGMLETEVVRWPGWRTVIENGDEKTWIRADAGGLVDMHYQRGDLVYDGDTICTIANPFKTESTDVSAPFTGLLVGVLENPLVYPGNPLCHLVRLDADTRRALERTRTADVAT from the coding sequence TATGGGCGACCCCGTCCGGATGCCCGTGACGGTCGTGAACGGCGAGCGCCCGGGGCCGACGGCGTTCCTGTCGGCGGCCGCCCACGGCGACGAACTCAACGGCATCGAGGTGGTCCGGGAGGTGGCCCACGAGTGGCCCCACGACGAACTGGCGGGGACGCTGGTCTGTCTCCCTGTGTTGAACGTCCCCGCCTTCCTGGCCCAGGAGCGGTACCTCCCCATCTACGATCGGGACCTGAACCGCTCGTTCCCCGGCGACCCCGGCTCGACGAGCGCCAAGCGGATGGCCCACCGGATCTTCCGGAACTTCCTCGCGCCCTGTGACTTCGGCCTCGATTTCCACACCTCTACCCGAGGCCGGACGAATATGCTGCACGTCCGGGCGGACACGACCGACCCGGCCGTCGAGCGGGTCGCCAACGCGTTCGCGTCGAACGTCATCATCTCCTCGGAGGGGCCGTCCGGATCGCTCCGCCGGGAGACGAGCGACGCCGGGACGCCGACCATCACCGTCGAGATGGGCGAGGCCCACCGCTTCCAGCGGTCGCTCATCGACGCGGCTCTGGACAGCGTCCGGTCGGTCCTCGCGGAGTTCGGGATGCTGGAGACGGAGGTGGTCCGCTGGCCGGGCTGGCGGACGGTCATCGAGAACGGCGACGAGAAGACGTGGATCCGGGCCGACGCCGGCGGGCTCGTCGATATGCACTACCAGCGTGGCGACCTCGTCTACGACGGCGACACCATCTGCACCATCGCGAATCCGTTCAAGACCGAGAGCACGGACGTCAGCGCCCCCTTCACCGGACTGCTCGTCGGCGTCCTGGAGAACCCGCTGGTCTACCCCGGGAACCCGCTCTGTCACCTCGTTCGGCTCGACGCGGACACGCGGCGCGCGCTCGAACGGACGCGAACGGCCGACGTCGCGACGTAG